The Mercurialis annua linkage group LG8, ddMerAnnu1.2, whole genome shotgun sequence genome window below encodes:
- the LOC126662098 gene encoding uncharacterized protein LOC126662098: MSNWFDLHTDLLTEIATRLNSIEDYIRFGAVCKTWRSVARTNNFNKLCVNQSPWFMLQHTGQFFALSNPKEISIKFQTQMRYLKQLCVSSKGWIFMNKWNMKNKKDDDFISLVHPLSLSKIQLPSMIRHKPINHTIVYVSKGVLSSSPGSKSDFKIMITCVYYDK; encoded by the coding sequence aTGTCGAACTGGTTCGATCTTCACACCGATCTTCTAACGGAAATAGCCACAAGATTAAACTCCATTGAAGATTATATCAGATTCGGTGCAGTCTGCAAAACATGGCGATCAGTAGCAAGAACAAACAATTTCAACAAATTATGCGTAAATCAAAGCCCCTGGTTCATGCTCCAACACACCGGTCAGTTCTTCGCTCTCTCAAACCCTAAAGAAATCAGCATCAAATTTCAAACACAGATGCGATATTTGAAGCAATTATGCGTGTCTTCAAAAGGTTGGATTTTCATGAATAAATGGAATATGAAAAATAAGAAAGACGATGATTTTATCAGCCTAGTCCATCCATTATCTTTATCTAAAATTCAACTCCCCAGTATGATCCGACACAAACCTATAAATCATACGATTGTTTATGTTTCGAAGGGTGTGTTATCGAGTAGCCCCGGTTCGAAATCGGATTTCAAAATTATGATTACTTGTGTATACTATGATaagtga
- the LOC126660842 gene encoding LIM domain-containing protein WLIM2b-like, translated as MSFTGTQQKCKACEKTVYPMELLSADGVPYHKSCFKCFHCKGTLKLSNYSSMEGVVYCKPHFEQLFKETGNFNKNFQSPAKSAEKLTPELTRSPSKAASMFSGTVEKCATCGKTAYPLEKVTVESQSYHKSCFKCSHGGCSLSPSNYAALEGILYCKHHFSQLFKEKGSYNHLLKSASMKRAAAAAAAVPEA; from the exons ATGTCTTTTACTGGTACCCAGCAGAAATGCAAGGCTTGTGAGAAGACTGTGTATCCGATGGAACTTCTGTCGGCCGATGGTGTTCCTTACCACAAATCTTGCTTCAAGTGCTTTCATTGCAAAGGCACATTAAAG CTTAGCAATTATTCATCAATGGAAGGTGTAGTATACTGCAAGCCTCATTTTGAGCAGCTATTTAAGGAGACGGGTAATTTCAACAAGAATTTTCAATCAC CTGCAAAGTCAGCAGAGAAGTTAACTCCTGAACTG ACAAGGTCACCTAGCAAAGCGGCAAGTATGTTCTCCGGTACGGTAGAAAAGTGTGCTACTTGTGGTAAAACCGCGTATCCACTTGAAAAG GTGACGGTTGAGAGCCAGTCGTATCACAAGTCATGTTTCAAATGCTCGCACGGTGGTTGTTCGTTATCCCCATCAAATTATGCAGCCCTTGAGGGTATATTATATTGCAAACATCATTTTTCTCAACTTTTCAAGGAAAAGGGAAGCTACAACCATCTTCTCAAATCAGCATCTATGAAACGCGCTGCTGCAGCAGCAGCTGCAGTACCAGAAGCGTAA